A genomic window from Methylorubrum extorquens includes:
- a CDS encoding VWA domain-containing protein: MPAWFTALASAFDFAAPLALLLLPLPLAARLIPPERQGGSGALRVPPSLVGTAEHAETIAARGRRRLWLVGTLWAALVVALAGPRLILPATALPASAREIVLALDLSGSMERKDFSLDGETVSRLAAVKRVGAEFIRRRAGDRIGLVEFADQAYVAAAPTFDTATVARTLEEATIGLVGRSTGIGDGLGLALKRLAPAQVAAADGEGPSPARDKVVVLLSDGANNAGQTAPKDVAALAKELGVRVYTIALGPIDMADNPNNEQDVVDVETLRTMAETSGGRAFRVKTTDDLENVANAIDELEGGRAKAPPLPLRRDLWPWPAALAFLCACGLLATRRRI; the protein is encoded by the coding sequence ATGCCCGCCTGGTTCACGGCCCTCGCCTCCGCCTTCGACTTCGCGGCGCCGCTCGCCCTGCTGCTCCTGCCCCTGCCGCTCGCCGCCCGGCTGATCCCGCCGGAGCGCCAGGGCGGCAGCGGCGCCTTGCGCGTCCCGCCTTCTCTCGTCGGCACGGCGGAGCACGCCGAAACCATCGCAGCCCGCGGCCGGCGCCGCCTCTGGCTCGTCGGAACGCTCTGGGCGGCGCTGGTCGTCGCGCTCGCCGGTCCCCGCCTCATCCTGCCCGCGACCGCGCTGCCGGCCTCGGCCCGGGAGATCGTGCTCGCCCTCGACCTCTCGGGCAGCATGGAGCGCAAGGACTTCTCCCTCGACGGCGAGACCGTCAGCCGGCTCGCGGCGGTGAAACGCGTCGGCGCCGAGTTCATCCGCCGCCGGGCCGGCGACCGCATCGGCCTCGTCGAGTTCGCCGATCAGGCCTACGTCGCCGCAGCCCCCACCTTCGACACCGCCACCGTCGCCCGCACCCTGGAGGAGGCGACCATCGGCCTCGTCGGGCGCTCCACCGGCATCGGCGACGGGCTCGGCCTCGCGCTCAAGCGCCTCGCTCCGGCGCAAGTCGCGGCGGCCGACGGCGAAGGGCCGTCCCCCGCCCGTGACAAGGTCGTCGTGCTGCTCTCTGACGGGGCCAACAATGCCGGCCAGACCGCGCCGAAGGACGTCGCGGCCCTGGCCAAGGAACTCGGCGTGCGCGTCTACACCATCGCGCTCGGACCGATCGACATGGCCGACAACCCCAACAACGAGCAGGACGTGGTCGATGTCGAGACCCTGCGGACCATGGCCGAGACCAGCGGCGGCCGGGCGTTCCGCGTGAAGACCACCGACGACTTAGAGAATGTCGCCAACGCCATCGACGAATTGGAGGGCGGGCGCGCCAAGGCACCGCCGCTGCCCCTGCGGCGCGACCTCTGGCCCTGGCCGGCAGCGCTCGCCTTCCTCT
- a CDS encoding DUF4381 domain-containing protein, with protein sequence MTAPTPDLSTLRGLHLPTAGTSAVQPEMVAALALGFGLALLVGLIRIVRARRGASVRRAALRELALAGNLEPQARRVAQARLLRRVVRTLKGEEAARTRGSDWAATLDTTFATDFFRSGPGRVFADDLYRRPEATDPAAIDVGLGRLLSQIRA encoded by the coding sequence ATGACGGCCCCGACCCCCGATCTCTCGACCCTGCGCGGCCTGCATCTCCCCACCGCCGGCACCAGCGCGGTGCAGCCCGAGATGGTGGCCGCCCTGGCCCTCGGCTTCGGCCTCGCGCTGCTCGTCGGACTGATCCGCATCGTTCGCGCACGGCGCGGCGCGTCGGTGCGCCGGGCGGCCCTGCGCGAGCTGGCGCTGGCCGGAAACCTCGAACCGCAAGCCCGCCGCGTCGCGCAGGCCCGGCTGCTGCGCCGTGTGGTGCGCACCCTGAAGGGCGAAGAGGCGGCGCGCACCCGCGGATCGGACTGGGCCGCGACGCTCGACACCACCTTCGCCACCGACTTTTTCCGCTCCGGTCCCGGCCGCGTCTTCGCCGACGACCTCTACCGGCGTCCTGAAGCGACCGATCCCGCCGCCATCGATGTCGGCCTCGGCCGCCTGCTCTCACAGATCCGGGCCTGA
- a CDS encoding DUF58 domain-containing protein: MTATAAPASDLTDAPGIHLSGAGLMSLRHLARRGVSPATRTIAGLPGGIVTRKRGRGSEPDDVRPWSEGDDRRFIDRNATARTGELHVRTHHDERDRAVVLLADFRPSMLFGTRRALRSVAAAEALTLLGWRIVGDGGRIGLIVAGRAEPAVIRPAGGERAMTAVTGALAHAHAEALAGPAADDPPLTDTLALARSLLPSGGHLVVASALDAPGPDFESLITALAERLSIRLLLVSDAFERARPAGLYPYALPGGQRGTVQADRRAQPADAIDPRLARLHACGVEGLRIDVEAGPESYAPLMERLDAVL; encoded by the coding sequence ATGACCGCGACTGCGGCGCCTGCCAGCGACCTGACCGACGCCCCCGGCATCCATCTTTCGGGCGCCGGGCTCATGAGCCTGCGCCATCTCGCGCGGCGCGGCGTCTCACCCGCGACCCGCACCATCGCCGGGCTGCCCGGCGGCATCGTCACGCGCAAGCGCGGGCGCGGCTCGGAGCCGGACGACGTGCGGCCCTGGTCCGAGGGCGACGACCGCCGCTTCATCGACCGCAACGCCACCGCCCGCACCGGCGAACTGCATGTGCGCACCCACCACGACGAGCGCGACCGCGCCGTGGTGCTGCTTGCCGACTTCCGGCCCTCGATGCTGTTCGGCACCCGGCGGGCACTGCGCTCCGTGGCGGCGGCGGAGGCGCTGACGCTGCTCGGCTGGCGCATCGTCGGCGATGGCGGGCGCATCGGCTTGATCGTGGCGGGAAGGGCCGAGCCCGCCGTGATACGACCGGCCGGCGGCGAGCGGGCGATGACCGCCGTCACCGGTGCGCTGGCCCATGCCCACGCCGAAGCCCTCGCCGGCCCGGCGGCGGACGACCCGCCGCTCACCGACACGCTGGCGCTCGCCCGCTCGCTCCTGCCCTCGGGCGGACACCTCGTCGTGGCGAGTGCGCTGGATGCGCCGGGGCCGGATTTCGAGAGCCTGATCACCGCGCTGGCCGAGCGGCTCTCGATCCGCCTTCTGCTGGTCAGCGACGCCTTCGAGCGGGCACGCCCGGCCGGCCTCTACCCCTACGCTCTGCCGGGCGGACAGCGCGGCACCGTCCAGGCCGACCGCAGGGCCCAGCCCGCCGACGCGATCGACCCGCGCCTCGCCCGCCTCCATGCCTGCGGTGTCGAGGGCCTGCGCATCGACGTCGAGGCCGGGCCGGAGAGCTACGCCCCCCTGATGGAGCGGCTCGATGCGGTGTTGTGA
- a CDS encoding AAA family ATPase: MSVEALARPAVGATPVRDRILQLRDGLSHGLIGADKLVERLLIGLLTGGHLLIEGAPGLAKTRAVKRLSDGLDGSFARVQCTPDLMPADLTGTTVWRQDAGTFEFLPGPLFHSLILVDEVNRAPPKVQSALLESMAEGQITVSGHTHRLPDPFMVVATQNPIEHAGTFPLPEAQLDRFLLHVVVEMPDEASERRILDLVEGELNHHAEAMPVKLSVAEVIAAREAALATYVSPALKDYLVRLVAGTRGDSVAPELRAAIEHPASPRGTLALMVAGKARAYLHGRDHVVPEDISELAADALAHRIGLTWRAAAEGRTTRGIIGGLVERTRAL; encoded by the coding sequence ATGAGCGTCGAGGCACTCGCCCGGCCCGCAGTCGGGGCAACGCCCGTCCGCGACCGCATCCTCCAGCTCCGCGACGGGCTGAGCCACGGGCTGATCGGCGCCGACAAGCTGGTCGAGCGCCTGCTGATCGGGCTGCTGACCGGCGGCCACCTGCTGATCGAGGGTGCACCGGGGCTCGCCAAGACCCGCGCGGTCAAGCGCCTGTCGGACGGGCTCGACGGCTCCTTCGCCCGCGTGCAATGCACGCCGGACCTGATGCCCGCCGACCTCACCGGCACCACCGTCTGGCGCCAGGATGCCGGCACCTTCGAGTTCCTGCCGGGACCGCTGTTCCACTCGCTGATCCTCGTCGACGAGGTGAACCGCGCGCCGCCCAAGGTGCAGTCGGCTCTACTGGAATCCATGGCCGAGGGGCAGATCACGGTGTCGGGCCACACCCACCGCCTGCCCGACCCGTTCATGGTGGTGGCGACGCAGAACCCGATCGAGCATGCGGGCACCTTCCCACTGCCCGAGGCGCAGCTCGACCGCTTCCTGCTCCACGTCGTCGTCGAGATGCCGGACGAGGCCTCCGAGCGCCGCATCCTCGATCTCGTCGAAGGCGAATTGAACCACCACGCCGAGGCGATGCCGGTAAAGCTCTCGGTCGCCGAGGTGATCGCTGCCCGGGAGGCCGCACTCGCGACCTACGTCTCGCCCGCCCTCAAGGATTATCTCGTGCGGCTCGTGGCCGGCACCCGCGGCGACAGCGTCGCGCCGGAGCTGCGCGCGGCGATCGAGCACCCGGCCTCGCCCCGCGGGACGCTCGCGCTGATGGTCGCCGGCAAGGCCCGCGCCTACCTGCACGGCCGCGACCACGTCGTGCCCGAGGACATTTCGGAGCTGGCCGCCGACGCCCTGGCGCACCGCATCGGCCTGACATGGCGCGCGGCGGCCGAGGGGCGCACCACGCGGGGCATCATCGGCGGGTTGGTCGAGCGGACGCGGGCGCTGTAG
- a CDS encoding MgtC/SapB family protein, whose protein sequence is MPGPFPFPTPEAVNSGISLAVAFGLGTLIGVERQYRQRSAGLRTAVLVALGASAFVDLGMRLTGGEGATRVVAYVVSGIGFLGAGVIMKEGMNVRGLNTAATLWCAAAVGAFAGADLPLEACFVTIAVLAGNTLLRPLVNLIDRIPIDESATEATYAVQVTVPAETAGLARDLLVERLEAADYPVGSTEVEERGETTVDVIATLTATTVHAKDLDAVVADLEKRPEVRHATWSVQTGD, encoded by the coding sequence ATGCCCGGCCCCTTTCCCTTCCCCACGCCCGAAGCCGTGAATTCCGGCATCAGCCTCGCGGTCGCCTTCGGCCTCGGCACCCTGATCGGGGTCGAGCGGCAGTATCGGCAGCGCAGCGCGGGCTTGCGCACTGCCGTGCTGGTGGCACTGGGCGCGTCCGCCTTCGTCGATCTCGGCATGCGGCTGACCGGCGGCGAGGGGGCGACCCGCGTCGTCGCCTACGTCGTCTCCGGCATCGGCTTCCTCGGCGCGGGCGTGATCATGAAGGAGGGGATGAACGTGCGCGGCCTCAACACCGCCGCGACCCTCTGGTGCGCGGCGGCCGTCGGGGCCTTCGCCGGGGCCGACCTGCCCTTGGAGGCCTGCTTCGTCACCATCGCCGTGCTGGCCGGCAACACGCTGCTGCGCCCGCTCGTCAACCTCATCGACCGCATCCCCATCGACGAGAGCGCGACCGAGGCGACCTACGCCGTGCAGGTGACGGTGCCGGCCGAGACCGCCGGCCTCGCCCGCGACCTGCTGGTGGAGCGCCTGGAAGCGGCGGATTACCCCGTCGGCTCGACCGAGGTGGAGGAGCGCGGCGAGACCACCGTCGACGTCATCGCGACGCTCACCGCCACCACGGTCCACGCCAAGGATCTCGACGCCGTGGTGGCCGATCTGGAGAAGCGGCCGGAGGTACGCCACGCGACGTGGTCGGTGCAGACGGGGGATTGA
- a CDS encoding SDR family NAD(P)-dependent oxidoreductase has protein sequence MSYPRKHALIVGASRGLGLGLTETFLRRGWQVTATRRGAAPGLERLAAEGVRVETVDIDDDASVAALHERTRHEQFDLVFVVAGVLIEADKPLNAVSRAVHAQVYLTNAVSPILFADAFAETLAPGGTLAFMSSVLGSVGLNTEGGWENYRASKAALNTNARSFAARHADRAFGVLLLHPGWVATDMGGEGADLDVATSAAGLADVIEARAGRPDLAFLDHRGETLPW, from the coding sequence ATGAGCTATCCCCGGAAACACGCCCTGATCGTCGGTGCCTCCCGCGGCCTCGGGCTCGGGCTGACCGAGACCTTCCTGCGGCGCGGCTGGCAGGTCACCGCGACCCGGCGCGGGGCCGCGCCCGGTCTCGAACGGCTGGCGGCGGAGGGTGTGCGGGTCGAAACGGTCGATATCGACGACGACGCGTCCGTTGCCGCCCTGCACGAACGGACGCGGCACGAACAATTCGATCTCGTCTTCGTGGTGGCCGGCGTGCTGATCGAGGCGGACAAGCCGCTCAACGCGGTGTCGCGGGCGGTCCACGCACAGGTCTACCTGACCAATGCGGTGAGCCCGATCCTGTTCGCGGACGCCTTTGCCGAGACTCTTGCGCCCGGCGGCACGCTCGCCTTCATGTCCTCGGTGCTCGGCAGCGTCGGCCTCAACACAGAGGGCGGCTGGGAGAACTATCGGGCGAGCAAGGCGGCGCTGAACACCAACGCCCGGAGCTTCGCGGCGCGCCACGCCGACCGCGCGTTCGGCGTGCTGCTGCTGCATCCGGGCTGGGTCGCCACCGATATGGGCGGTGAGGGCGCAGACCTCGACGTGGCGACGAGCGCGGCCGGGCTGGCGGACGTGATCGAGGCGAGAGCCGGCCGGCCGGATCTCGCCTTTCTCGACCACCGGGGCGAGACGCTGCCCTGGTGA
- a CDS encoding C40 family peptidase codes for MPDTRDPRLTPARSDLADIRLKGVVTAERYVAGEPARIVVPSAPLRRAPRLEAGLETEAVMGDAVTVFERRDGFAWGQIARDGYVGYLPEAALGAIDPAPTHRVAALRTFVYPAPDLKRPHVAHLSLGAAFAVQAQEGEYWRLASGGYVFAGHAVPIGTAVPDFPATAERLVGTPYLWGGRTSLGLDCSGLVQLCLETAGLACPRDADQQERALGDALPPGLEELRRGDLVFWKGHVGLMLDADRLIHANGHHMAVAVEPLREAVERISAKSFGAVTSIRRLDPIT; via the coding sequence ATGCCAGACACACGCGATCCCCGCCTCACCCCGGCCCGGTCCGACCTCGCCGACATCCGCCTGAAAGGCGTCGTGACGGCGGAGCGCTACGTCGCGGGCGAGCCGGCACGGATCGTCGTGCCCTCAGCCCCCTTACGCCGCGCGCCGCGCCTCGAAGCCGGGCTTGAAACCGAGGCGGTGATGGGCGACGCCGTGACGGTGTTCGAGCGCCGTGACGGGTTCGCCTGGGGTCAGATCGCCCGCGACGGCTATGTCGGCTACCTGCCGGAGGCCGCACTCGGGGCCATCGATCCGGCGCCGACCCACCGGGTCGCGGCTCTGCGCACCTTCGTCTACCCGGCGCCGGACCTGAAGCGCCCGCATGTCGCCCATCTCAGCCTCGGCGCCGCCTTCGCGGTGCAGGCGCAGGAGGGCGAGTATTGGCGGCTTGCCAGCGGCGGCTACGTCTTTGCCGGCCATGCCGTGCCGATTGGGACCGCCGTGCCCGATTTTCCGGCCACCGCCGAGCGGCTTGTCGGCACGCCCTATCTCTGGGGCGGGCGCACCAGCCTCGGCCTCGATTGCTCGGGCCTCGTCCAGCTCTGCCTGGAAACCGCGGGTCTTGCCTGCCCCCGCGATGCGGACCAGCAGGAGCGGGCCCTCGGCGACGCCCTCCCGCCGGGGCTCGAAGAGCTGCGGCGCGGCGACCTCGTGTTTTGGAAGGGCCATGTCGGGCTGATGCTCGACGCCGACCGGCTCATCCACGCCAACGGCCATCACATGGCGGTGGCGGTGGAGCCTTTGCGCGAGGCGGTCGAGCGCATCTCGGCCAAGAGTTTTGGCGCCGTCACCTCGATCCGCCGGCTCGATCCGATCACCTGA
- a CDS encoding aminotransferase class I/II-fold pyridoxal phosphate-dependent enzyme: MSPNPSHSLDAFAGEKLASLEAAALRRRLAVTARGPEAAAERGGRALISFSCNDYLGLAHDPRVIAAATEALARYGAGAGASRLVTGNSPPLAALEERLARHKGKEAALVFGSGYLANLGIAPALVGAGDLILIDELGHSCLFAGARMSGARTVRFAHNDMAQLRALLAEHRGAARRALILTERVFSMDGDRAPLPEILAIAEEYDAWTLVDDAHGLGVVEPGQRAPLEMGTLSKTLGSYGGYLCASRPVIDLLTSRARSLVYTTGLPPASAAAALKALEIVGAEPDRAARPLALARRFTARLGLPEAMSPIVPVLIGAAEAALALSAALEARGFLVVAIRPPTVAPGTARLRVAFSAAHDEGQVDALAEALAALAPESVRAG, from the coding sequence ATGTCGCCGAACCCCTCTCACAGCCTCGACGCCTTCGCCGGAGAGAAGCTCGCCAGCCTCGAAGCCGCCGCCCTGCGCCGCCGTCTGGCCGTGACCGCCCGCGGCCCCGAGGCGGCGGCCGAGCGGGGGGGCCGTGCGCTCATCTCATTCTCCTGCAACGATTATCTCGGCCTCGCCCACGATCCGCGTGTGATCGCGGCAGCCACCGAAGCGCTGGCCCGCTACGGCGCGGGCGCGGGCGCCTCGCGGCTGGTGACCGGCAATTCCCCCCCGCTCGCGGCGCTGGAGGAGCGGCTCGCCCGGCACAAGGGCAAGGAAGCCGCGCTGGTCTTCGGCTCGGGCTATCTCGCCAATCTCGGCATCGCCCCGGCCCTCGTCGGCGCGGGCGACCTGATCCTGATCGACGAACTCGGCCATTCCTGCCTGTTCGCCGGAGCAAGGATGTCGGGCGCGCGGACCGTGCGCTTCGCCCACAACGACATGGCGCAGTTGCGCGCGCTTCTCGCCGAGCATCGCGGCGCGGCGCGGCGGGCGCTGATCCTGACCGAGCGGGTGTTCAGCATGGATGGCGACCGTGCGCCGCTCCCCGAGATCCTGGCCATCGCGGAAGAGTACGACGCCTGGACGCTGGTGGACGACGCCCACGGCCTCGGCGTGGTCGAGCCTGGCCAGCGGGCGCCGCTCGAAATGGGCACGCTGTCGAAGACGCTGGGCTCCTATGGCGGCTATCTCTGCGCCTCACGGCCCGTGATCGACCTGCTGACGAGCCGGGCGCGCAGCCTCGTCTACACCACCGGCCTGCCGCCGGCCTCCGCTGCCGCCGCGCTCAAAGCGCTGGAGATCGTTGGAGCCGAGCCGGATCGCGCCGCCCGGCCGCTGGCGCTCGCCCGCCGCTTCACCGCCCGCCTCGGCCTGCCCGAAGCGATGAGCCCGATCGTGCCGGTTCTCATCGGCGCGGCGGAGGCAGCACTCGCCCTCTCTGCGGCATTGGAGGCACGCGGCTTCCTCGTGGTGGCGATCCGTCCGCCGACGGTGGCGCCGGGCACCGCCCGGCTTCGGGTCGCCTTCTCAGCGGCCCATGACGAGGGGCAGGTCGATGCCCTGGCCGAGGCTTTGGCCGCACTGGCGCCGGAGAGCGTCCGCGCCGGCTGA
- the gcvT gene encoding glycine cleavage system aminomethyltransferase GcvT, whose amino-acid sequence MSLQAAGALSPAAPVSADPLAQTPLHALHRRLGAKMVPFAGYAMPLQYPAGLLKEHLHTRAAAGLFDVSHMGQIALTPRSGDVAEAARALEALIPIDILGLPEGRQRYGFLTDAAGGILDDLMVARLPGRLQIVVNAANKAAGFAHLRAHLPDGIDLRLVPDALIALQGPKAAEVLARLAPEAEAMRFMDVRTVAILGAPCLVSRSGYTGEDGFEISVPAERAEAVAEALLAESEVLPVGLGARDSLRLEAGLPLHGADIDPGTSPVEASLAWAISPARRRGGAREGGFPGADTILPAVATGPSRRRVGLRPEGRAPVRADAPLFAAEAGGEPVGRVTSGGFGPSLGAPVAMGFLPAALAAPGTRVFAEVRGQRLPLVVSPLPFVPAGFKRG is encoded by the coding sequence ATGAGTCTGCAAGCTGCCGGGGCCTTGAGTCCTGCCGCCCCCGTTTCCGCTGATCCGCTGGCACAGACGCCGCTGCACGCGCTCCATCGGCGCCTCGGCGCCAAGATGGTGCCGTTCGCGGGCTACGCGATGCCGCTGCAATACCCCGCTGGGCTCTTGAAGGAGCATCTGCACACGCGGGCGGCCGCCGGCCTGTTCGACGTGTCGCATATGGGCCAGATCGCGCTGACGCCCCGCTCCGGCGACGTCGCGGAGGCGGCCCGCGCGCTCGAGGCGCTGATCCCCATCGATATCCTCGGGCTTCCCGAAGGCCGCCAGCGCTACGGTTTCCTCACCGACGCGGCCGGCGGCATCCTCGACGACCTCATGGTCGCGCGCCTGCCCGGCCGGCTCCAGATCGTCGTCAACGCCGCCAACAAGGCCGCCGGTTTCGCGCATCTGCGCGCCCATCTGCCGGACGGCATCGATCTGAGGCTCGTGCCGGATGCGCTGATCGCGCTGCAAGGCCCGAAGGCGGCCGAGGTGCTGGCGCGGCTGGCGCCCGAGGCCGAGGCGATGCGCTTCATGGATGTGCGCACGGTCGCGATCCTCGGCGCGCCCTGCCTTGTCAGCCGCTCCGGCTATACGGGTGAGGACGGCTTCGAGATTTCCGTGCCGGCCGAGCGCGCGGAGGCCGTGGCTGAAGCCCTGCTCGCGGAGTCCGAGGTGCTGCCGGTCGGCCTCGGCGCCCGCGATTCCCTGCGCCTCGAAGCCGGCTTGCCGCTCCACGGGGCGGACATCGATCCCGGCACCAGCCCGGTCGAGGCGAGCCTCGCCTGGGCGATCTCGCCCGCCCGCCGGAGGGGCGGCGCCCGCGAAGGCGGTTTTCCGGGTGCGGACACGATCCTCCCCGCGGTGGCGACCGGGCCGTCCCGCCGCCGCGTTGGCCTGCGCCCCGAGGGCCGAGCGCCGGTGCGGGCGGACGCCCCGCTCTTCGCTGCGGAGGCCGGCGGCGAGCCGGTCGGCCGCGTCACCTCCGGCGGCTTCGGCCCGAGCCTCGGGGCGCCCGTCGCGATGGGCTTCCTGCCGGCGGCCCTCGCCGCCCCCGGCACCCGCGTCTTCGCCGAAGTGCGCGGCCAGCGGCTCCCCCTCGTCGTCTCCCCGCTTCCCTTCGTCCCAGCCGGCTTCAAGCGCGGCTGA
- the gcvH gene encoding glycine cleavage system protein GcvH, whose product MLRFTDEHEWLRLDGDVATVGITAHAAEQLGDLVFIELPKVGATLNKGEAAAVVESVKAASDVYAPLSGEVTEVNEAAVGDPASVGTDPQGGGWLYRLKLDDPSAMDGLMDEAAYAAFAK is encoded by the coding sequence ATGCTGCGTTTCACCGACGAGCACGAATGGCTGCGCCTTGATGGCGACGTCGCCACGGTCGGCATCACCGCGCACGCCGCCGAACAGCTCGGCGACCTCGTCTTCATCGAGTTGCCGAAGGTCGGCGCGACGCTGAACAAGGGCGAGGCGGCCGCCGTGGTCGAGTCCGTCAAGGCGGCCTCGGACGTCTACGCGCCGCTCTCCGGCGAAGTCACCGAGGTCAACGAGGCGGCGGTCGGCGACCCGGCCTCGGTCGGCACCGACCCGCAGGGCGGCGGCTGGCTCTACCGGCTCAAGCTCGACGATCCGTCGGCCATGGACGGGCTGATGGACGAGGCGGCCTACGCGGCGTTCGCAAAGTAG